A genomic window from Meleagris gallopavo isolate NT-WF06-2002-E0010 breed Aviagen turkey brand Nicholas breeding stock chromosome 30, Turkey_5.1, whole genome shotgun sequence includes:
- the PDE4C gene encoding cAMP-specific 3',5'-cyclic phosphodiesterase 4C isoform X4 codes for MQPDGRCPSRRHSCIGFDLENGPPGRGPLEPQCSPGAGLVLQGAFTHGQRRESFLYRSDSDYDLSPKAMSRNSSIASDLHGEDMIVTPFAQVLASLRTVRTNVTVLLHLQERVGTKRASSSSLPSASRAGLSAEDAQQKLSLETLEELDWCLEQLETLQTRHSVGEMASNKFKRMLSRELSHLSESGRSGNQVSEYISSTFLDKQHEVEIPPALPREKERERRKRPMSQISGVRRPAHGPRLAAIPRFGVRTEQEGLLAKELQDTNKWGLDIFKVAEYSGNRPLTVLMYSIFQERDLMKTFRIPADTFLTYMLTLEDHYRTDVAYHNNIHAADVAQSTHVLLSTPALEAVFTDLEIMAAIFASAIHDVDHPGVSNQFLINTNSELALMYNDASVLENHHLAVGFKLLQEENCDIFQNLSKKQRQSLRKMAIDMVLATDMSKHMNLLADLKTMVETKKVTSLGVLLLDNYSDRIQVLQNMVHCADLSNPTKPLELYRQWTDRIMAEFFHQGDREREKGMEISPMCDKHTASVEKSQVGFIDFIAHPLWETWADLVHPDAQEILDTLEDNREWYQSMIPRSPSPPPELGSEVPLADPGKSQFEMTLEEEEGESDTEAEGPESPLEEDNSGSKTSATDDSESADTERLSPGSGDREVDNRKVPEGTLPKDRAGGGCTAPDPESGRELCLDTEGNVTFLPLGT; via the exons ATGCAGCCAGACGGCCGCTGCCCGTCCCGGAGGCACTCCTGCATCGG CTTTGACCTGGAGAATGGCCCCCCGGGAAGGGGCCCGCTGGAGCCGCAGTGCAGCCCGGGCgcagggctggtgctgcaggGCGCCTTCACCCACGGCCAGCGCCGCGAGTCCTTCCTCTACCGCTCCGACAGCGACTACGACCTGTCCCCCAAGGCCATGTCCCGCAACTCCTCCATCGCCAGCGACCT GCACGGAGAAGACATGATCGTCACACCCTTCGCCCAG GTCCTGGCCAGCCTGCGCACCGTGCGCACCAACGTGACGGTGCTGCTGCACCTCCAGGAGCGCGTGGGCACCAA GCGGGCGTCGAGCAGCAGCCTCCCCTCCGCCAGCAGGGCCGGCCTGTCCG CAGAGGATGCTCAGCAGAAGCTGTCGCTGGAGACCCTGGAGGAGCTGGACTGGTGCCTGGAGCAGCTGGAGACGCTGCAGACGCGGCACTCGGTCGGCGAGATGGCTTCCAACAAG TTTAAGCGGATGCTGAGCCGGGAGCTCTCACACCTCTCGGAGAGCGGCCGCTCGGGGAACCAGGTGTCTGAGTACATCTCCAGCACCTTCCTGG ACAAGCAGCACGAGGTGGAGAtccctccagcactgcccagggaGAAGGAGCGGGAGCGCAGGAAGCGGCCGATGTCGCAGATCAGCGGTGTGAGGAGGCCGGCTCACGGCCCCCGCCTTGCTGCCATCCCGCGCTTTGGGGTGCGCACGGAGCAGGAGGGGCTGCTGGCCAAG gagctgcaggacacCAACAAGTGGGGTCTCGACATCTTCAAAGTGGCCGAGTACTCAGGAAACCGCCCGCTGACGGTCCTCATGTACAGCATCTTCCAG GAACGTGACCTGATGAAGACGTTCCGCATCCCCGCCGACACCTTCCTCACCTACATGCTGACGCTGGAGGACCATTACCGCACCGACGTGGCGTATCACAACAACATCCACGCCGCTGACGTGGCGCAGTCCACCCACGTGCTGCTCTCCACGCCGGCGCTGGAG GCCGTCTTCACTGACTTGGAGATCATGGCTGCCATCTTCGCCAGCGCCATCCATGACGTTGACCACCCTGGTGTCTCCAATCAGTTCCTCATCAACACCA ACTCGGAGCTGGCGCTGATGTACAATGATGCTTCGGTGCTGGAGAATCACCACCTGGCCGTGGGCTTcaagctgctgcaggaggagaactGCGACATCTTCCAGAACCTGAGCAAGAAGCAGAGGCAGTCGCTCCGCAAGATGGCCATCGATATG GTGCTGGCCACCGACATGTCCAAGCACATGAACCTGCTGGCGGACCTGAAGACCATGGTGGAGACCAAGAAGGTGACCAGCCTgggggtgctgctgctggacaACTACTCTGACCGGATCCAG GTCCTGCAGAACATGGTGCACTGCGCCGACCTCAGCAACCCCACCAAACCGCTGGAGCTGTACCGGCAGTGGACCGACCGCATCATGGCCGAGTTCTTCCACCAGGGTGACCGGGAGCGAGAGAAGGGGATGGAGATCAGCCCCATGTGTGACAAGCACACCGCCTCCGTGGAGAAGTCCCAG GTGGGATTCATCGACTTCATCGCCCACCCGCTGTGGGAGACCTGGGCCGACCTGGTGCACCCTGACGCCCAGGAGATCCTGGACACGCTGGAGGACAACCGGGAGTGGTACCAGAGCATGATCCCACGCAGCCCCTCCCCACCGCCAGAGCTGGGATCCGAAGTTCCCCTCGCTGACCCCGGCAAGTCCCAGTTTGAGATGACgctggaagaggaggagggagagtcGGACACGGAAGCGGAGGGGCCCGAGAGCCCTTTGGAGGAGGACAACAGCGGCTCCAAGACGTCGGCTACGGATGATTCGGAGTCAGCCGACACAGAGCGTTTGTCACCTGGCTCCGGGGACCGGGAGGTGGACAACAGGAAAGTGCCGGAGGGGACACTGCCAAAGGACAGGGCTGGTGGTGGGTGCACAGCGCCGGATCCTGAGAGCGGCAGGGAGCTGTGCCTGGACACGGAGGGCAATGTCACATTCCTGCCCCTGGGCACGTAG
- the RAB3A gene encoding ras-related protein Rab-3A, producing MASATDSRYGQKESSDQNFDYMFKILIIGNSSVGKTSFLFRYADDSFTPAFVSTVGIDFKVKTIYRNDKRIKLQIWDTAGQERYRTITTAYYRGAMGFILMYDITNEESFNAVQDWSTQIKTYSWDNAQVLLVGNKCDMEDERVVSAEKGRQLAEHLGEHGGVPSVSSAPIQWHVGHGVPVTARG from the exons ATGGCGTCCGCTACCGACTCCCGCTATGGACAGAAGGAGTCCTCAGACCAGAACTTTGATTACATGTTCAAAATCCTCATCATCGGTAACAGCAGCGTAGGGAAGACCTCGTTCCTATTCCGGTACGCCGACGACTCCTTCACGCCCGCCTTCGTCAGCACCGTCGGCATCGACTTCAAGGTCAAAACCATCTACAGGAATGACAAACGCATCAAGCTGCAGATCTGG GACACGGCCGGGCAGGAGCGGTACCGCACCATCACCACCGCGTATTACCGCGGGGCCATGGGCTTCATCCTGATGTACGACATCACCAACGAGGAGTCCTTCAACGCCGTGCAGGATTG GTCGACCCAGATCAAGACGTACTCGTGGGACAACGCgcaggtgctgctggtggggaaCAAATGTGACATGGAGGACGAGCGCGTGGTGTCGGCTGAGAAGGGCCGGCAGCTCGCCGAGCACCTGGGTGAGCATGGGGGGGTCCCCAGTGTCAGCTCTGCCCCCATACAGTGGCATGTGGGGCACGGTGTCCCTGTGACAGCACGGGGATGA
- the PDE4C gene encoding cAMP-specific 3',5'-cyclic phosphodiesterase 4C isoform X2 — protein sequence MGSRLPGGDSSVPTPLSQSPPAPRARLSQHPPDVPMLAPSGSPPPHHPPGASGGPAGAAVPGGPFLAPCHPWDILALAADSSFDLENGPPGRGPLEPQCSPGAGLVLQGAFTHGQRRESFLYRSDSDYDLSPKAMSRNSSIASDLHGEDMIVTPFAQVLASLRTVRTNVTVLLHLQERVGTKRASSSSLPSASRAGLSEDAQQKLSLETLEELDWCLEQLETLQTRHSVGEMASNKFKRMLSRELSHLSESGRSGNQVSEYISSTFLDKQHEVEIPPALPREKERERRKRPMSQISGVRRPAHGPRLAAIPRFGVRTEQEGLLAKELQDTNKWGLDIFKVAEYSGNRPLTVLMYSIFQERDLMKTFRIPADTFLTYMLTLEDHYRTDVAYHNNIHAADVAQSTHVLLSTPALEAVFTDLEIMAAIFASAIHDVDHPGVSNQFLINTNSELALMYNDASVLENHHLAVGFKLLQEENCDIFQNLSKKQRQSLRKMAIDMVLATDMSKHMNLLADLKTMVETKKVTSLGVLLLDNYSDRIQVLQNMVHCADLSNPTKPLELYRQWTDRIMAEFFHQGDREREKGMEISPMCDKHTASVEKSQVGFIDFIAHPLWETWADLVHPDAQEILDTLEDNREWYQSMIPRSPSPPPELGSEVPLADPGKSQFEMTLEEEEGESDTEAEGPESPLEEDNSGSKTSATDDSESADTERLSPGSGDREVDNRKVPEGTLPKDRAGGGCTAPDPESGRELCLDTEGNVTFLPLGT from the exons ATGGGCTCCCGGCTGCCAGGCGGGGACAGCTCTGTCCCCACCCCGCTGTCCCAATCCCCCCCCGCACCCCGTGCCAGGCTGTCGCAACACCCCCCCGATGTCCCCATGCTCGCACCCAGCGGGTCCCCTCCTCCGCACCACCCACCCGGTGCCTCTGGGGGTCCCGCGGGTGCCGCCGTGCCGGGGGGGCCCTTCCTGGCTCCGTGCCACCCCTGGGATATTTTGGCCCTCGCCGCAGACAGCAG CTTTGACCTGGAGAATGGCCCCCCGGGAAGGGGCCCGCTGGAGCCGCAGTGCAGCCCGGGCgcagggctggtgctgcaggGCGCCTTCACCCACGGCCAGCGCCGCGAGTCCTTCCTCTACCGCTCCGACAGCGACTACGACCTGTCCCCCAAGGCCATGTCCCGCAACTCCTCCATCGCCAGCGACCT GCACGGAGAAGACATGATCGTCACACCCTTCGCCCAG GTCCTGGCCAGCCTGCGCACCGTGCGCACCAACGTGACGGTGCTGCTGCACCTCCAGGAGCGCGTGGGCACCAA GCGGGCGTCGAGCAGCAGCCTCCCCTCCGCCAGCAGGGCCGGCCTGTCCG AGGATGCTCAGCAGAAGCTGTCGCTGGAGACCCTGGAGGAGCTGGACTGGTGCCTGGAGCAGCTGGAGACGCTGCAGACGCGGCACTCGGTCGGCGAGATGGCTTCCAACAAG TTTAAGCGGATGCTGAGCCGGGAGCTCTCACACCTCTCGGAGAGCGGCCGCTCGGGGAACCAGGTGTCTGAGTACATCTCCAGCACCTTCCTGG ACAAGCAGCACGAGGTGGAGAtccctccagcactgcccagggaGAAGGAGCGGGAGCGCAGGAAGCGGCCGATGTCGCAGATCAGCGGTGTGAGGAGGCCGGCTCACGGCCCCCGCCTTGCTGCCATCCCGCGCTTTGGGGTGCGCACGGAGCAGGAGGGGCTGCTGGCCAAG gagctgcaggacacCAACAAGTGGGGTCTCGACATCTTCAAAGTGGCCGAGTACTCAGGAAACCGCCCGCTGACGGTCCTCATGTACAGCATCTTCCAG GAACGTGACCTGATGAAGACGTTCCGCATCCCCGCCGACACCTTCCTCACCTACATGCTGACGCTGGAGGACCATTACCGCACCGACGTGGCGTATCACAACAACATCCACGCCGCTGACGTGGCGCAGTCCACCCACGTGCTGCTCTCCACGCCGGCGCTGGAG GCCGTCTTCACTGACTTGGAGATCATGGCTGCCATCTTCGCCAGCGCCATCCATGACGTTGACCACCCTGGTGTCTCCAATCAGTTCCTCATCAACACCA ACTCGGAGCTGGCGCTGATGTACAATGATGCTTCGGTGCTGGAGAATCACCACCTGGCCGTGGGCTTcaagctgctgcaggaggagaactGCGACATCTTCCAGAACCTGAGCAAGAAGCAGAGGCAGTCGCTCCGCAAGATGGCCATCGATATG GTGCTGGCCACCGACATGTCCAAGCACATGAACCTGCTGGCGGACCTGAAGACCATGGTGGAGACCAAGAAGGTGACCAGCCTgggggtgctgctgctggacaACTACTCTGACCGGATCCAG GTCCTGCAGAACATGGTGCACTGCGCCGACCTCAGCAACCCCACCAAACCGCTGGAGCTGTACCGGCAGTGGACCGACCGCATCATGGCCGAGTTCTTCCACCAGGGTGACCGGGAGCGAGAGAAGGGGATGGAGATCAGCCCCATGTGTGACAAGCACACCGCCTCCGTGGAGAAGTCCCAG GTGGGATTCATCGACTTCATCGCCCACCCGCTGTGGGAGACCTGGGCCGACCTGGTGCACCCTGACGCCCAGGAGATCCTGGACACGCTGGAGGACAACCGGGAGTGGTACCAGAGCATGATCCCACGCAGCCCCTCCCCACCGCCAGAGCTGGGATCCGAAGTTCCCCTCGCTGACCCCGGCAAGTCCCAGTTTGAGATGACgctggaagaggaggagggagagtcGGACACGGAAGCGGAGGGGCCCGAGAGCCCTTTGGAGGAGGACAACAGCGGCTCCAAGACGTCGGCTACGGATGATTCGGAGTCAGCCGACACAGAGCGTTTGTCACCTGGCTCCGGGGACCGGGAGGTGGACAACAGGAAAGTGCCGGAGGGGACACTGCCAAAGGACAGGGCTGGTGGTGGGTGCACAGCGCCGGATCCTGAGAGCGGCAGGGAGCTGTGCCTGGACACGGAGGGCAATGTCACATTCCTGCCCCTGGGCACGTAG
- the PDE4C gene encoding cAMP-specific 3',5'-cyclic phosphodiesterase 4C isoform X1, giving the protein MGSRLPGGDSSVPTPLSQSPPAPRARLSQHPPDVPMLAPSGSPPPHHPPGASGGPAGAAVPGGPFLAPCHPWDILALAADSSFDLENGPPGRGPLEPQCSPGAGLVLQGAFTHGQRRESFLYRSDSDYDLSPKAMSRNSSIASDLHGEDMIVTPFAQVLASLRTVRTNVTVLLHLQERVGTKRASSSSLPSASRAGLSAEDAQQKLSLETLEELDWCLEQLETLQTRHSVGEMASNKFKRMLSRELSHLSESGRSGNQVSEYISSTFLDKQHEVEIPPALPREKERERRKRPMSQISGVRRPAHGPRLAAIPRFGVRTEQEGLLAKELQDTNKWGLDIFKVAEYSGNRPLTVLMYSIFQERDLMKTFRIPADTFLTYMLTLEDHYRTDVAYHNNIHAADVAQSTHVLLSTPALEAVFTDLEIMAAIFASAIHDVDHPGVSNQFLINTNSELALMYNDASVLENHHLAVGFKLLQEENCDIFQNLSKKQRQSLRKMAIDMVLATDMSKHMNLLADLKTMVETKKVTSLGVLLLDNYSDRIQVLQNMVHCADLSNPTKPLELYRQWTDRIMAEFFHQGDREREKGMEISPMCDKHTASVEKSQVGFIDFIAHPLWETWADLVHPDAQEILDTLEDNREWYQSMIPRSPSPPPELGSEVPLADPGKSQFEMTLEEEEGESDTEAEGPESPLEEDNSGSKTSATDDSESADTERLSPGSGDREVDNRKVPEGTLPKDRAGGGCTAPDPESGRELCLDTEGNVTFLPLGT; this is encoded by the exons ATGGGCTCCCGGCTGCCAGGCGGGGACAGCTCTGTCCCCACCCCGCTGTCCCAATCCCCCCCCGCACCCCGTGCCAGGCTGTCGCAACACCCCCCCGATGTCCCCATGCTCGCACCCAGCGGGTCCCCTCCTCCGCACCACCCACCCGGTGCCTCTGGGGGTCCCGCGGGTGCCGCCGTGCCGGGGGGGCCCTTCCTGGCTCCGTGCCACCCCTGGGATATTTTGGCCCTCGCCGCAGACAGCAG CTTTGACCTGGAGAATGGCCCCCCGGGAAGGGGCCCGCTGGAGCCGCAGTGCAGCCCGGGCgcagggctggtgctgcaggGCGCCTTCACCCACGGCCAGCGCCGCGAGTCCTTCCTCTACCGCTCCGACAGCGACTACGACCTGTCCCCCAAGGCCATGTCCCGCAACTCCTCCATCGCCAGCGACCT GCACGGAGAAGACATGATCGTCACACCCTTCGCCCAG GTCCTGGCCAGCCTGCGCACCGTGCGCACCAACGTGACGGTGCTGCTGCACCTCCAGGAGCGCGTGGGCACCAA GCGGGCGTCGAGCAGCAGCCTCCCCTCCGCCAGCAGGGCCGGCCTGTCCG CAGAGGATGCTCAGCAGAAGCTGTCGCTGGAGACCCTGGAGGAGCTGGACTGGTGCCTGGAGCAGCTGGAGACGCTGCAGACGCGGCACTCGGTCGGCGAGATGGCTTCCAACAAG TTTAAGCGGATGCTGAGCCGGGAGCTCTCACACCTCTCGGAGAGCGGCCGCTCGGGGAACCAGGTGTCTGAGTACATCTCCAGCACCTTCCTGG ACAAGCAGCACGAGGTGGAGAtccctccagcactgcccagggaGAAGGAGCGGGAGCGCAGGAAGCGGCCGATGTCGCAGATCAGCGGTGTGAGGAGGCCGGCTCACGGCCCCCGCCTTGCTGCCATCCCGCGCTTTGGGGTGCGCACGGAGCAGGAGGGGCTGCTGGCCAAG gagctgcaggacacCAACAAGTGGGGTCTCGACATCTTCAAAGTGGCCGAGTACTCAGGAAACCGCCCGCTGACGGTCCTCATGTACAGCATCTTCCAG GAACGTGACCTGATGAAGACGTTCCGCATCCCCGCCGACACCTTCCTCACCTACATGCTGACGCTGGAGGACCATTACCGCACCGACGTGGCGTATCACAACAACATCCACGCCGCTGACGTGGCGCAGTCCACCCACGTGCTGCTCTCCACGCCGGCGCTGGAG GCCGTCTTCACTGACTTGGAGATCATGGCTGCCATCTTCGCCAGCGCCATCCATGACGTTGACCACCCTGGTGTCTCCAATCAGTTCCTCATCAACACCA ACTCGGAGCTGGCGCTGATGTACAATGATGCTTCGGTGCTGGAGAATCACCACCTGGCCGTGGGCTTcaagctgctgcaggaggagaactGCGACATCTTCCAGAACCTGAGCAAGAAGCAGAGGCAGTCGCTCCGCAAGATGGCCATCGATATG GTGCTGGCCACCGACATGTCCAAGCACATGAACCTGCTGGCGGACCTGAAGACCATGGTGGAGACCAAGAAGGTGACCAGCCTgggggtgctgctgctggacaACTACTCTGACCGGATCCAG GTCCTGCAGAACATGGTGCACTGCGCCGACCTCAGCAACCCCACCAAACCGCTGGAGCTGTACCGGCAGTGGACCGACCGCATCATGGCCGAGTTCTTCCACCAGGGTGACCGGGAGCGAGAGAAGGGGATGGAGATCAGCCCCATGTGTGACAAGCACACCGCCTCCGTGGAGAAGTCCCAG GTGGGATTCATCGACTTCATCGCCCACCCGCTGTGGGAGACCTGGGCCGACCTGGTGCACCCTGACGCCCAGGAGATCCTGGACACGCTGGAGGACAACCGGGAGTGGTACCAGAGCATGATCCCACGCAGCCCCTCCCCACCGCCAGAGCTGGGATCCGAAGTTCCCCTCGCTGACCCCGGCAAGTCCCAGTTTGAGATGACgctggaagaggaggagggagagtcGGACACGGAAGCGGAGGGGCCCGAGAGCCCTTTGGAGGAGGACAACAGCGGCTCCAAGACGTCGGCTACGGATGATTCGGAGTCAGCCGACACAGAGCGTTTGTCACCTGGCTCCGGGGACCGGGAGGTGGACAACAGGAAAGTGCCGGAGGGGACACTGCCAAAGGACAGGGCTGGTGGTGGGTGCACAGCGCCGGATCCTGAGAGCGGCAGGGAGCTGTGCCTGGACACGGAGGGCAATGTCACATTCCTGCCCCTGGGCACGTAG
- the PDE4C gene encoding cAMP-specific 3',5'-cyclic phosphodiesterase 4C isoform X3, which translates to MLPSPGVSSPVGSPRGSPRNSPVLFRRLRVNQSIRLQRRFTVAHPLGFDLENGPPGRGPLEPQCSPGAGLVLQGAFTHGQRRESFLYRSDSDYDLSPKAMSRNSSIASDLHGEDMIVTPFAQVLASLRTVRTNVTVLLHLQERVGTKRASSSSLPSASRAGLSAEDAQQKLSLETLEELDWCLEQLETLQTRHSVGEMASNKFKRMLSRELSHLSESGRSGNQVSEYISSTFLDKQHEVEIPPALPREKERERRKRPMSQISGVRRPAHGPRLAAIPRFGVRTEQEGLLAKELQDTNKWGLDIFKVAEYSGNRPLTVLMYSIFQERDLMKTFRIPADTFLTYMLTLEDHYRTDVAYHNNIHAADVAQSTHVLLSTPALEAVFTDLEIMAAIFASAIHDVDHPGVSNQFLINTNSELALMYNDASVLENHHLAVGFKLLQEENCDIFQNLSKKQRQSLRKMAIDMVLATDMSKHMNLLADLKTMVETKKVTSLGVLLLDNYSDRIQVLQNMVHCADLSNPTKPLELYRQWTDRIMAEFFHQGDREREKGMEISPMCDKHTASVEKSQVGFIDFIAHPLWETWADLVHPDAQEILDTLEDNREWYQSMIPRSPSPPPELGSEVPLADPGKSQFEMTLEEEEGESDTEAEGPESPLEEDNSGSKTSATDDSESADTERLSPGSGDREVDNRKVPEGTLPKDRAGGGCTAPDPESGRELCLDTEGNVTFLPLGT; encoded by the exons ATGCTGCCGTCCCCGGGGGTGTCGTCGCCAGTGGGGTCCCCGCGGGGCTCCCCCCGTAACTCCCCCGTGCTGTTCAGGAGGCTGAGGGTGAACCAGAGCATCCGCCTGCAGCGCCGCTTCACTGTGGCGCATCCCCTCGG CTTTGACCTGGAGAATGGCCCCCCGGGAAGGGGCCCGCTGGAGCCGCAGTGCAGCCCGGGCgcagggctggtgctgcaggGCGCCTTCACCCACGGCCAGCGCCGCGAGTCCTTCCTCTACCGCTCCGACAGCGACTACGACCTGTCCCCCAAGGCCATGTCCCGCAACTCCTCCATCGCCAGCGACCT GCACGGAGAAGACATGATCGTCACACCCTTCGCCCAG GTCCTGGCCAGCCTGCGCACCGTGCGCACCAACGTGACGGTGCTGCTGCACCTCCAGGAGCGCGTGGGCACCAA GCGGGCGTCGAGCAGCAGCCTCCCCTCCGCCAGCAGGGCCGGCCTGTCCG CAGAGGATGCTCAGCAGAAGCTGTCGCTGGAGACCCTGGAGGAGCTGGACTGGTGCCTGGAGCAGCTGGAGACGCTGCAGACGCGGCACTCGGTCGGCGAGATGGCTTCCAACAAG TTTAAGCGGATGCTGAGCCGGGAGCTCTCACACCTCTCGGAGAGCGGCCGCTCGGGGAACCAGGTGTCTGAGTACATCTCCAGCACCTTCCTGG ACAAGCAGCACGAGGTGGAGAtccctccagcactgcccagggaGAAGGAGCGGGAGCGCAGGAAGCGGCCGATGTCGCAGATCAGCGGTGTGAGGAGGCCGGCTCACGGCCCCCGCCTTGCTGCCATCCCGCGCTTTGGGGTGCGCACGGAGCAGGAGGGGCTGCTGGCCAAG gagctgcaggacacCAACAAGTGGGGTCTCGACATCTTCAAAGTGGCCGAGTACTCAGGAAACCGCCCGCTGACGGTCCTCATGTACAGCATCTTCCAG GAACGTGACCTGATGAAGACGTTCCGCATCCCCGCCGACACCTTCCTCACCTACATGCTGACGCTGGAGGACCATTACCGCACCGACGTGGCGTATCACAACAACATCCACGCCGCTGACGTGGCGCAGTCCACCCACGTGCTGCTCTCCACGCCGGCGCTGGAG GCCGTCTTCACTGACTTGGAGATCATGGCTGCCATCTTCGCCAGCGCCATCCATGACGTTGACCACCCTGGTGTCTCCAATCAGTTCCTCATCAACACCA ACTCGGAGCTGGCGCTGATGTACAATGATGCTTCGGTGCTGGAGAATCACCACCTGGCCGTGGGCTTcaagctgctgcaggaggagaactGCGACATCTTCCAGAACCTGAGCAAGAAGCAGAGGCAGTCGCTCCGCAAGATGGCCATCGATATG GTGCTGGCCACCGACATGTCCAAGCACATGAACCTGCTGGCGGACCTGAAGACCATGGTGGAGACCAAGAAGGTGACCAGCCTgggggtgctgctgctggacaACTACTCTGACCGGATCCAG GTCCTGCAGAACATGGTGCACTGCGCCGACCTCAGCAACCCCACCAAACCGCTGGAGCTGTACCGGCAGTGGACCGACCGCATCATGGCCGAGTTCTTCCACCAGGGTGACCGGGAGCGAGAGAAGGGGATGGAGATCAGCCCCATGTGTGACAAGCACACCGCCTCCGTGGAGAAGTCCCAG GTGGGATTCATCGACTTCATCGCCCACCCGCTGTGGGAGACCTGGGCCGACCTGGTGCACCCTGACGCCCAGGAGATCCTGGACACGCTGGAGGACAACCGGGAGTGGTACCAGAGCATGATCCCACGCAGCCCCTCCCCACCGCCAGAGCTGGGATCCGAAGTTCCCCTCGCTGACCCCGGCAAGTCCCAGTTTGAGATGACgctggaagaggaggagggagagtcGGACACGGAAGCGGAGGGGCCCGAGAGCCCTTTGGAGGAGGACAACAGCGGCTCCAAGACGTCGGCTACGGATGATTCGGAGTCAGCCGACACAGAGCGTTTGTCACCTGGCTCCGGGGACCGGGAGGTGGACAACAGGAAAGTGCCGGAGGGGACACTGCCAAAGGACAGGGCTGGTGGTGGGTGCACAGCGCCGGATCCTGAGAGCGGCAGGGAGCTGTGCCTGGACACGGAGGGCAATGTCACATTCCTGCCCCTGGGCACGTAG